The genomic stretch CAGCACGACAGGATCCGAAGGCGCTCGAAACGCTGGCGGCCGTGGCGATGAAGGACCGATCTCCCGACATTCAGGAGGAGGCCATCGAAGCCATTGCGGCGTTTCCAGCTTCGTCTGCCGTGCCGTTGCTGGAGAAGATTGCGCGCACGCATCCGAGCACTGACATGCGTGCCGAGGCGGTGGAGACGCTGGGTGAGCTGGATCCGGCCGCTGCGGCCGACGTGCTCGAGCAGATTCTGAAGAGCGACGCGCCTACGGAGCTGCGAGATGAAGCGCTCGAGGTGCTCGCCGAGCGGCGCTCGCCGGAGTCGCTGAACACGATTGTCCAGGTCGCCATGACCGACCCTGATCCGGGACTGCAGGAAGAGGCGGTGGAAATGCTGGCCGAATTCGCTCCGGCCGATGCGCTTCCGCACCTGGAGCGGATCATCTGGAAACACCCGCGCGCGGACATACGCGGTGAAGCGGTCGAAGCGCTGTCAGAAATGCCAGCAGACGAGGCGCTGCCGGTGCTCGACAAGATCGTCGCGAGCCATGAGGAGGCGCAGATTGTTCAGGAGGCGATCGAGACGATTGGAGAGTTCCCACCAGACGTGAGCGAGCCTCGGCTGCTGCGCATCGTGCGCGAGCACCCGCTGGAGGCGGCCCGGCGCGAAGCGCTCGAGCAGCTGACGGACATGAGCGCGTCGCGTTGAGCAGGCTACGGATCGCGCAGTCGGGTAAGCGTGTGTTCATTGAGTCCGGCCGGCGACCGGTTGTAGGCAGCGTGCAGGAGAAACCAAGGTGACAGGCCAGTTTGGGCTCGCCTTTGCATGCTTGATTCTTGGGAACGTGAACCAGCCGGTGGATCCGCAGCGTCCGGATCCGGTTCTCGACTTGCGGACGCACGTCGAGCGGCTTACCGGGCCGGAGCCGATCGACTGCGGCCAGCATCGCCTGACTCCTGCAGGGCGCTCATTGGTTCCCGCGGATGAAGAAGCCCTTCAGCGCTCGCTGTCATGCGCCACGGACGCTGCCAATGCCCGGCGGCCGTTCTGGACCTTCAAGCAGAACCAAGGAATCGACTCCTGGATCGCGCAAGGGCTTCTGGGCACAGAAGAAGGCACCGTGTATCGTTTTTCGTTCGACAGCGCACCATGCGGCGGCCCTGGCTGTCCGAGTCGCTTTCTCGTGGAGCCCTGCGAGAGTCCTGCCGTAAGCTCCGGTCCCTCCCATGTCGGCGCTGAATTCAACTGCAACCGATCGTAGGTCATCAACGCCCTTCTCCCTTTCTTCGACTTGACCGACCAAATCGGTCGGAGCTATTGTGCAGGCTGTAGATGAGACTGAGTCTCAGTCTTAGAGACTAACGCGGCCCAACTGCACTTCGAAGGAGGTCCCTCTTGAGGCGTCACATCGCCCTCGCAATCGGTCTCACACTCGCGTTGCTGGGCAAGGTGGAGACGCAGGAGCCCCAGACATTTGGCGCCGGCGTGTCCCTCAAGGACCGCACGCCGCTGACCCGTGTGCTCGACCGGCCCGCCGAGTTCGAAGGCAAGACCGTTCGTGTGGAGGGAACCGTCACGGCGGTCTGCGCGCACATGGGCTGCTGGATGGCCTTGGCACCGGACGGCGCGGCGGGCGATCGCACGCTGCTCGTCAAGGTGGACGACGGAGTGATCGTGTTTCCCGTGAGCACCAAGGGCCGCCGGGCCGCTGCTCAGGGAACGATCCAGCGCGTCGGGACCAATCATTCTGCTGAAGCGCAGGAAGCGGCGGCCGAGCACGCCCGGCAGGCGGGGTTGGCCAACGGAGCGACGAGAACCTCGTGGCAGCTCAAAGCCACCGGGGCACTCGTGTACTAGCAGACGCAGGAACGATGCCCGCCGCGTGCACCATGGCTCGTCGACAGCTCACCTCCCTGATGGCTAGCTCGTTTCGAACCGTCGCGCGTCGCGCATGCTCCGCCCGCGACGTACACGTAGCGT from Luteitalea sp. encodes the following:
- a CDS encoding DUF4920 domain-containing protein; its protein translation is MRRHIALAIGLTLALLGKVETQEPQTFGAGVSLKDRTPLTRVLDRPAEFEGKTVRVEGTVTAVCAHMGCWMALAPDGAAGDRTLLVKVDDGVIVFPVSTKGRRAAAQGTIQRVGTNHSAEAQEAAAEHARQAGLANGATRTSWQLKATGALVY